One segment of Brassica napus cultivar Da-Ae chromosome C3, Da-Ae, whole genome shotgun sequence DNA contains the following:
- the LOC106387826 gene encoding LOW QUALITY PROTEIN: uncharacterized protein LOC106387826 (The sequence of the model RefSeq protein was modified relative to this genomic sequence to represent the inferred CDS: inserted 1 base in 1 codon; deleted 4 bases in 3 codons; substituted 1 base at 1 genomic stop codon) translates to MTELPPGNDNGGVPLSLPSTSAEATAAGSKRFRRPSVRLGEIGGDQLYNHHGWQGRKPKWNKKDMSKPSARTRALTNLSSGYENTGALDDEREGNVDPFGXWRVKKRVGSSPGAAQRVRSNWVSRIGEMDELDGLGFRDFSREDSESPLRDGDIGFYGNSSELSGSRFGCKSXGLGRYWPMFHIHEVDDEILHLLTLDDLKDMGINAVGSRRKMFSAIQKLGRDFS, encoded by the exons ATGACGGAGCTGCCACCAGGTAACGACAACGGCGGCGTTCCTCTGTCGCTTCCTTCAACCTCTGCCGAGGCTACCGCCGCTGGATCGAAACGATTTAGGAGACCAAGTGTTCGATTAGGCGAAATCGGCGGCGACCAGTTGTACAATCACCACGGTTGGCAGGGGAGGAAACCCAAGTGGAACAAGAAAGATATGAGCAAACCATCGGCGAGGACTCGAGCTTTAACGAATTTGAGTTCTGGGTACGAGAATACAGGAGCCCTAGATGATGAAAGAGAAGGAAATGTGGATCCTTTCG GTTGGCGGGTCAAGAAACGGGTCGGGTCATCGCCGGGAGCGGCGCAGCGGGTACGATCCAATTGGGTATCGAGAATTGGGGAAATGGATGAATTAgacggtttagggtttagggatttcagtAGAGAAGACTCA GAGAGTCCATTAAGAGACGGTGATATTGGCTTTTACGGCAATAGTAGTGAGTTGTCAGGGTCAAGATTTGGTTGCAagagttagggtttagggagATATTGGCCAATG TTTCACATTCATGAGGTTGATGATGAGATTTTGCATTTGTTGACCTTGGATGATTTGAAAGAT ATGGGGATTAACGCTGTTGGCTCTAGGAGGAAGATGTTTTCTGCGATCCAGAAGCTTGGTAGAGACTTCTCATGA